TGGCGAAGATTAATTTAAATATTGCTTCTGAAGCATTCTTAGCTGAATATGAAGCGGATCACACCGTTGAACGATTAGTAAGCGGGGGTTAAGCTGTTGATTGTCAAACGTGGCGATGTATACTTTGCTGACTTATCTCCGGTTGTTGGTTCTGAACAAGGTGGGGTACGACCGGTATTAATCATCCAAAACGATATAGGGAATCGCTTCAGCCCTACGGTTATCGTTGCAGCAATAACAGCGCAAATACAAAAAGCAAAGTTGCCAACACATGTTGAAATTGATTCGAAGAAATACGGTTTTGAACGAGATTCTGTTATTTTACTAGAACAAATTCGAACAATAGATAAACAGCGTCTAACAGATAAAATT
This portion of the Bacillus carboniphilus genome encodes:
- the ndoA gene encoding type II toxin-antitoxin system endoribonuclease NdoA, whose translation is MIVKRGDVYFADLSPVVGSEQGGVRPVLIIQNDIGNRFSPTVIVAAITAQIQKAKLPTHVEIDSKKYGFERDSVILLEQIRTIDKQRLTDKITHLDDEMMDKVNEALQISLGLIDF